gatttttaaaaaatgcGTACCTAATGCACAAGGCTTCCACCACTGCGAGATttgagggtcataatgtacgtagtcttacccctgctttgctTTCACAGAGATAAGGGCTTCTACTAGGAAACTAATAATTAGGGTTCCATAATaataatctctctttctctctctcacgtaCTTAAAAGAAACAATTATTCGAAATGATTAAATAAAGACTCAATGATATGCTtgatagatttttatttttttgggtgaaaatatGCTTGATAGATGGATGATGGATGCATGGGCTCTTCTATATAAAAAAACCATGCATCTTATAAAGATCCGTTcgttgtattaaaaaaaaaaattaatactaAAATTTTTATTGGTGAAGATATGGAAGAAGCATTccaaagaatcaatttggtttagTAGTCAGAATCCATGTAACGTAAGAAGGTCAAAATCATTTGGCATTACCCTTGTTTGATTTGCTGGAGTGATGCAATTAATTAAGGGTATTTATTGGTTCGGTTCCAGCTGTGTTCGTGATGTAAGATGtataaatcaaaatcgaatccaTTAccatttggttcaattttttaaaaccgAAATCGAGTATTAACTAATTTTGGTtatctggtttaaattaaaTTTGATTATTGGCTTAAAACTACAATTAACTTAATCAATGATCCCTTTCCTATGCTtgcaaaaataagaaataaataggATCTCATTGGGATGTTCTACTAAGATTTTCACCTAAAAATGGGGGAGCGTTCTTTGTGGGTGAGCTTGGCCCATTCATGCGTGGGGAGGCCAATGAGATTGTGTGTGGAAGTATCATGAGGGAcaggatttccgcctttcatagAGAGCAGGGTTTCTCAAGTCAAGAAACAATCATTAATTACTAATGAGAATcttacatcttttttttttggtaattcacAAACATCTCACAATTGTTCATTCAAGATTCTCATGTGATCTATTTCAATATATACGTGTAATGTTTCAGAATTAATATTCGTAACAACACACAATGTGATGACCATTTATACAGAATACCCAATTTTGTCCTTCAATTGTTAACAAAATCCTTCCATTAATATAATGCAatcaaatatataaataaactctttattaattaaattgatCGACACACTTCCTATATATTGCAATTCGATTTCTATTTGATTTAACAGGTTATAACTTATTCAATTTCTATTTGGTTTATCAATTTTGGACCGAGGATTTTCTATTCACAATCAAACCAAGCTGAAAATTTACATTCAAAACTAAAACTGAACCAATTTATTCTATTTGGTTTTCTataatcaatttcaatttcggTTCCAATTATTTGTTTTCGGATcattttgacatccttaaaTGTAATAAGAGGGATAATATTCCTCATTTCTCTGTTAACCGTATGGACAAGAGAAAGAGCTATGGATCGGAATCGATTGTTACCGATCTAGATCATGGTTTGAAGAATTGATATTAAATCGATCAATTCGTATCAATATTAGTGGagatcgataccgattcctagTCTATCCCTAGTCTATCCCAATGGAACAGTTACCATAAGGGGTTGTTAGTACATGAACGTTTTCCAAAATTTATATCACCCAATTTATAAATAGAACCTTCTTAAACTGGTGGAGAAAATCTGATAATGTACCATAAATCCTTAATTATAACTGTGACACCGTATTTTGCgggaactctctctctctctctctctcttcattccaTATTATTCCCTTCTATTCGACGCCACATTCCCTTCATACAAGGAGGGAAAACCTCCTCCTCGATTCCCTATACACGTTTACAGCTTTTCCATTTTCACACGCTTTCCCCTCTTTCCTTCATTTTCCTGGAATTAGTAAAGATCTTCTATCTAAAGTAACTCTACTCCCTTTTCTTCTCATGGTTGACTATCTATGATTTCTTACCAAGCAATCAATCTCTACCGTTGAATTAGTGGGTCAGCTTCCAATCAGGCTAAGACCGACGGAAAccaaatttgaaaagaaaaggtgGAGATTTTCAAGTGCAGCTCAGGTGAGAACCATCCTTGTACTGCTTGAGccgcacagatggaatccaatttAGGTGGGTCCCCAATCCCCATATGAGATTTTCCTGCTTTTCTCCGTTCTTCGTATCTTCCACAGAAAAAGTCCAAAAACACCGGCGGGTTTGAATGGGTCCTCACGAACTCTAACACCACTCAACGAAATGCTTCACTCGTGCCATCTATGCCGATCTCACACGTGCCACGTCCGTGTTGAGAGGTTTATATAGTGACGCTTACCTTCTATGGTCTTCACCCGTTGAAACTTTCTCTGTTTGagtttctcccttctcttcctgTTCAGATCGGATCTCATTCGATCTTTTTTGCTCAGATGGCGCATGCAGCGACCCCTTTGTTGAAGGATGAACTTGATATTGTCATACCCACCATTAGGAATCTCGATTTTCTAGAGATGTGGAGGCCATTCTTCCAACCATACCATTTGATTATTGTTCAGGATGGTGATCCTACCAAGACCATCAATGTCCCTGAAGGGTTTGATTACGAGCTTTACAATCGTAATGATATTAACAGGATTTTGGGTCCTAAGGCTTCTTGTATCTCCTTCAAGGACTCTGCTTGCCGTTGCTTCGGCTACATGGTGTCCAAGAAGAAGTACATTTTCACCATCGACGATGATTGCTTTGTAAGCCTTTTCCGTtccttaaattttatttttttttatgcgaAATTTGGAATTTTGTTTTCTGGGCTTCGTGATGCATGTTTTGggagggttttgggttttagtagCTTTCGTTACTGCTTTGTCAGTGAGGTTTTGGTTGGGTTTTATGTTGGGGTGTGGGGTTATGGCATTGTTGATTTggatctgggttttttttttttaatgaagaaaaatgtaacattttgggttgtttttttttgagaatAATGTACTTATTGCAATGTTTAAATCCTGAATTTTGTTTTCTATATCTGAGTTTAAAACTTAATTGAATGTTTaggtttctggtttttttttaggTCAGTTGGTTTTCTTGATGTATCCTTTGGGAGTGATCTGCTTTGAACTTATCGGGTGGCATTGGATCTGTCgtacatcttttttttctttgaaaataaGTGATGTGAAAGTCTTGTGTGTTTGATTTCTCTGTCCCCAACATGATTTGAAAAAACTTGGGTCGGTCATTGTTCTGGTGATCAGTGTTATTTGATTTTAGAAAACTGATGTGAAGTGTGGGTCAGATCTTGAGCATAAGGTGATTATAACTTAATGATGGTTATTAGTAAGTTTAAGATGGAGATCATTCCACAGAATAGTGTCTAACTAACCACACCCAtctcccctctcccccaccccccaccccccaacaaaaaaaaaaaaaaaaaatttctcccaTTTTGTGGACATTCTTTATCCTAGTAATCTTATCATGAACTAGATCTGTTTTGGGTAACAGCCATGAGCAAGCAGTTGACTGGATTTGAGCAACATTCAATGAGTTTTAGTTGAAATCAGGGAATTGGTGGCAGATCAGTCTTATTTGCTCTTTGGATACTCATCATTAGGCCTGCGtttaattatcatttttttgtgtgtgttttgtCATACTCGGGTTGCCAATACTGTGTTTCATTTCACCCCgattttgttctcctttttatgCTTAATCTCATTATCTGATTTTGTGTCTGATGATCCTTTTGTTATACACAGGTTGCTAAAGATCCATCTGGGAAAGAGATCAATGCACTTGAACAGCACATTAAGAACATTCTTACCCCATCCactcccttcttcttcaacacACTGTATGATCCATTCAGAGATGGTGCAGACTTTGTCCGAGGATACCCATTCAGTCTCCGTCAGGGTGTTCCCACAGCCGTATCTCATGGCCTCTGGCTCAACATCCCTGACTATGATGCTCCTACCCAACTTGTCAAGCCTCTTGAAAAGAACACTAGGTAAAGTATATTGATAATCCCTTCTAGTTCTAGAAGAACCCCTTaataaacatgttagaaatccACTTGTTTTCTGaagttttttccctttcttagttaaaaaatcttcttctctttgtcaGGTTTGTAGATGCAGTGCTAACCATACCAAAGGGTACCCTGTTCCCCATGTGTGGTATGAATCTGACATTCGACCGTGAGTTGATTGGCCCTGCAATGTACTTTGGACTCATGGGTGATGGTCAGCCCATTGGACGTTACGACGATATGTGGGCAGGCTGGTGCATCAAGGTATTTCATTCACccattttcaatttaattttatatttagatacttaggttttttgttttgtttaggtACTTGTTTCAAACTTCTTATTGCCTAGGAGCAGGGAGCTAGTTTTCTTACAACCAAGTTCACAattgtgtttattttaaccATTAATTGGTGCTGCTGGGctctgttaatttttttttttggggggggggggtgggggtgggaggGCGAGCAAAACTAGGGTCTGTTCTGTTCCCTTTGTCCTTTGCATTGTTTTTTTGAATCAAATCTGCAAGAGTCTTTGTTCAAAATAGTTTTGTGCCCAAATGTTGGTTACTTACTGTATGTAGGCCATGAATTCAGTCGCCATAAATTCTGTTTCTCTTTAGAAAAGGGGATAAAAACAATGTGGTGATCCAAAAGTGTAGAATTGTTAAAGTGAGATCTATTTATGATTTTGTAGGTGATTTGTGACCATTTGGGATGGGGTGTCAAGACTGGTCTGCCTTACATCTGGCACAGCAAAGCAAGCAACCCATTTGTGAACCTGAAGAAAGAGTACAAGGGCATCTTCTGGCAAGAAGACATTATCCCATTCTTCCAGGCTGCAACCCTTCCAAAGGAGTGCACAACTGTTCAACAGTGTTACATTGAACTCTCTAAGCAAGTGAAAGAGAAGCTTGGTAAGATTGATCCTTACTTTGAGAAGCTAGGTGATGCCATGGTCACATGGATTGAAGCATGGGATGAACTAAACCCACCCAAGAAAGCTGAACTACCCAATGGCACAGCTTAATAGGACTTTGATTAACAGTTACCACCGGcacttctttgttagctttggcTTAGTAGTCGTGTAGCTGGTTGTATTTTGATCTTTTATCTCTCTGAGCTTTTGGATGAAGTTTGGAGTGATATTTTTTTTCAGGTTGATGTTGCatgtatttttttaatcatattttcTACCTATAAGGTTATTTAGAACAATAAACTGAAATTTGATTCCGTATTGAAATTAGTTTGTTCGTTTGTTTTATTCAAAATTGATTGGGAATGTTGGTGGACCAGAGGGAATGATTTGGCTGTTGTGGCCTGTGGGGTAGTAGTTAggtttctttcctcttttcttctactACTTTTGAGGATCATTAGTAGTTCAATAcacttttgaattttgaacctgacttttgagtttgaattttgaactgGAAGATCGAATGGCGGCAAATTTGAATggacttttatctgttgaatgAGTGAAAGCAAAATCAAAGTGGGAAATTCCCTAATATTATCCACTCAGCATCTTCATTCAGGATCTCAATTTGGTTTTGGAAATCTTTGATGGAGGATGTTTGGTGGGTTGATCTGACTGTCATTTGGTTGGCAGTTTGTCACCATTTGAGATATAATTGAGTTTGTTCTAAAATTGTAGCAGTTCTGTTGGTGGTTTTTGAATGTAGGAAGAGTCCATTTTGGTTGCTACCAGATCGGTGGGTAGGGATGGCAACTGGAAGTCTGGAACTGTTAAAAGTCTGACCAGCGGAATATGTTCAtgggtaggggtgtaaatgaatagccgaaatcagtttctgtgtccgtatccgtttagcactatccgagtcgaatccgatccgtGTACATTCCTATTCATGGGGTGATGAAGTTCGGCTATGGTATGTGAAAATCTCCTGAGATAAGAGTTCATGCAGCTTGTAGGGGGGGAGGGTTAAggcctccctccccccttatcTGATTTTCATGAAATTAGAATATTCCTAAATGCACTAAAAATATCAGGAATTGCAGAACACAATTGTTATGCCCTCTCTTCTAGATGAAGCCAACTTGGAACAAGGACTTGTGAATAAAGATTATTCCCAATATCGAAAcgcaaatcatcttcttctgcaCTCTACCGTCTCCCTCTTAcaaaatccaaaccaaaatCCACTTCAATTCCTCCCCAAACACTGAAAGGCAATGTGACTCCGTAGTTATTCCCGGCCACTAAAGCTCATCTCTACAACACCCCTCCCCATCCATCATCCCCAGTCGAAGCCTCAGCACTACTGCCGTAGTTGCTACTGCATCTGTTGCCTCTTGATGACGTTCCTCAACATCACTCTCGTCCTGTGAATAACACAACTGGTGTTTTCACACGAAACCAAGAACACAATCATTTT
The nucleotide sequence above comes from Telopea speciosissima isolate NSW1024214 ecotype Mountain lineage chromosome 3, Tspe_v1, whole genome shotgun sequence. Encoded proteins:
- the LOC122654262 gene encoding probable UDP-arabinopyranose mutase 1, whose amino-acid sequence is MAHAATPLLKDELDIVIPTIRNLDFLEMWRPFFQPYHLIIVQDGDPTKTINVPEGFDYELYNRNDINRILGPKASCISFKDSACRCFGYMVSKKKYIFTIDDDCFVAKDPSGKEINALEQHIKNILTPSTPFFFNTLYDPFRDGADFVRGYPFSLRQGVPTAVSHGLWLNIPDYDAPTQLVKPLEKNTRFVDAVLTIPKGTLFPMCGMNLTFDRELIGPAMYFGLMGDGQPIGRYDDMWAGWCIKVICDHLGWGVKTGLPYIWHSKASNPFVNLKKEYKGIFWQEDIIPFFQAATLPKECTTVQQCYIELSKQVKEKLGKIDPYFEKLGDAMVTWIEAWDELNPPKKAELPNGTA